GTACCTAGGTGCAACCAATGAAAAAATTGGTGCCACAGCCTGCATTTGGATAACAAACACAAAGTTAGAGAGTGCATGGAAAGAAGACACTGCTGTGAAAAAACATTCATCAAAGCATACGAAAAtaaccatataaaaaaaagggtaGGCGCCTTACACTAACAATAGGATTTGCAGGTTTCACACGCAATGCTGGTGAAGTCAATATGATGCCCTCCAGCATATTTTCAATGTGTGGATAAGAAGCTGCCTGTGCAAGGGAGCAGAATAATCAATGAATACTAAGGGTTTCAGAATGGTTGAAGTTAACTTCACTTCAAACACCTTACCTTTAGGACCACCGCTCCTCCCGTTGAATGACCAAAAAGGAAGCATGGTATACCAGGGTTCTCAAACTTGACCTTTTCCAAGAAAGCCCCCTGTATAAACATGCAAAGAATATAGTGGGTAATTTGGCAGTCCCTATGGATGAGGCAAGACAACAATGAAAGAAAGATGAATGTAGAATGAAGATCACATTTTCAGCTTGTTACTTAGGAGTGGATATCCagttcaagaaaataattgGAATAGAGTCCTTAAGGAAAAGAGTTCAGATATATGGCAGAGATGGAGCATGAAATATAAAAACAGTGACAACTTACTGTGTCTGCCACGACATGGTCCAAAGATGGCACATATCCATGTAATCCATCACTCCCTCCATGCCCTGTCACACAGAACAATTCTCTGTCATTTGTTAACAAGTGCATTAACCATCCACTTTGACTACTAGCATAGTCAATCATAACAATCAGCTCAGAGAAGCTTATTTAATTATCCATGAACCCAGAAGATATAGCAAGACATACTTAATGCATGCAGCTCAAATCAAGGCATTTTAGAAGAAGAACAAACTTTGTGAGGTATCTGTGAGAAGTATAATCCTGAAAAGAGGCTATCTAGTAAAGAAGCATCAGGGAAAGAAGGACTAACTTCATACAcggaaaagaaattaaagaaaggaCAGGACCACTGAGGAAGAGACACAATGAGAATGAAAATTGATGAAGCTATACACACACTTAAGAACTATAATTGACCTTTTGGCAGCCATTCCAATGACAAGGTGAGTTTGTTTTAGCATCCAAAGAATGACCGTGTCACCCTTTCACATGATTATGATGAAATACTAGAATGTGCGACAATAAAGAGGTCACTACAGGACCTCTAACCAATTTAAACAAGGTCTTCAAAATAAAGGATAAAAGTACCTATCCAGTCCATTGCATACACCCCAAAGTTGCAGGAGTTCAGTTGCCTAGCAAAATGAGCATATCGTCCActgaaatgaaatataaaaggAATATCGTCATCCAGCTAGTTAAGACAAGTCATAAATAAACATTGTACTGTATTCAATACTGAAATGAGAAGGCTTAAACAACCCGCATTAGCAAAGACACCTATTCTTCAAAAACCAGCTATCTCTCCCCTCCTCccaagatttttttaaaaaaagtcaataAACAGTTACCTGTGCTCATTCAGTCCATGGATGATGATAATTATGCCCCTGAAATGAAAAATCTAGCCATTAAGAAACGATTAAAGAAAAACACTAGAAACATTAAAAAAGAGATAGCAAATTTATAGCAGATTAGCAAACACAAATATCAGAATTTGCAGCACTACTGCTCCTTAATACCCCAAAAGTGAGTGAATTTTGTCAAATTATCAGACTGAGCCTtgggtattaaaaaaaaaaggttactAATAGACAAAGCCTGGGCACTGCAGGATGAAAGAGAAAGGGTATTCTTGATGTCCTACAACAAATGGTTCATGATTACTAATATCAGAAGCAATAATGATGTACAGTTTTTAGTTTTCTCTTATAAGTCTGACATTGATCGATCTATTCAAATGGAAATCACTCGCCTTCTAAGATAGCACTCTAAATTAAAGGATTTAAGGAGGAATAATCTAAAACATGAAGCCAACTCTAGGAAATTCAACCTAAGCTTTTTCCTGATGAAAACAGTAAACCACATTTGATCACTGGTAGATTCTGGCTACATTTCATGTCCTAGCAAactagaatatttttaaaactcaaTATAAATGCTCTAACTTGCCAATCAAATTCATGTCTATTTTTTCTCATGTGCAATATAAAATGACCCTGCACAGACGAAAGAAGATACTCATGTACAAATTATCACTTCAAATACTTGCAATTTTCTTGTTAAAGGAGTATTTTGTCAGAAAAACTGAAAATGAGCATTCCCTAGTATCTCTGTTAATAAAATCAAGTCAAATAAATCACATGGGGTGAAGCTAACATAGAAATGAAAAATAGTTTCATTGGGTAACATACAGGTATGTTTAACTGCCTTCTGTACTTAAGGTAAATGAAAGGCTGGCTTCTAACCACTCTGATGAACAAAAGTCAGCAAGGGGTGATGCACCCATGCAGTTGTGTTTTCCATACTTTAATGCTGAAATAACCATATCCCAATTTCCCCAAAACACAACAAAGGAACAATTCTTTGCCACAGCCACACGAAGCTTGCAATATTAAGTTGGTACCAAAATCAAAGTCTTATCTTTTGATAGCCCTAGTGTCCAGACCAGCTTGTGCGCACAACTCTCTTCACCAAGGCTAAAACACACAGGGGAAGAAATCACTAGTGTTTTGAACCTAAGAACTCAATCCACTTTATCGAGCACTAGGCCACACCTTCATTTGTTCAATTCGTTTTTTTCCTCCCATACATTAGATCCCCATACCTCCCACACACCCGTGATTGCAAAATTAATAAACATGATGTATGACTCAATTCCAAATTAATTACCTGTATGAATCCTCTTTATTCATGCTTTATCATAATTTGACTTTCTTATTatacataaaccatcaaccttctACAAACCCCTTCACCTCAATTCTATCTTTATAAAAACTCACATACatgttaataataaatttcGAAAATGAACATACCTCAATTCATCTGTAACCGGAAACCACGATCGGCAAAACAAAGCATTCCGACGAGCCCCAAAGAACAAAGACGTATTCCAACGGCAGCTCACACCATCATTCTCAGCCACCATATCTAACGCCTCAGCAAGTGCCCTCCTTCTCTGCGTATCCTCTTCATCCCTCCGCAGAGCAAATTTCCTCCTCTTCCCCAACACTGTCGTAGTAGCTGCAGACGGCGAAGGCGGAGGAGACGAAGGTGACGTGGAGAACCTCCATCGAGACAGAAGAATTACCCATAGGAAAAtagactctataaatataattaGTCTCCGGTAAGTTTGGTATGAAAAAACTGACCGGCGAAGATTTTTGAAAAGAGGAATTATCCGGCCACTTGCGCCGGAAGTAAGCTCCTCCACCGGCAATGAAGATTCCATcaaatgaaagagaaaaaaaaaggtggaAATTGAAGAATGAAGCTTTTGTGAATGGGGtttttgttgagaaaaaaatggaaaagtatttatttatgGAGAAGATGATGACTTTTTCTTAACCAGGAAAATGTTGAAGTACACGGTTTGATTCCGTGTGGAGGGGTACAGGGAGTTATATATGCAACTGCTGACGTGGCTGATTTTGAATGGAGAGTCAAAATAGGAAGCTTGAAAAGAGGTTACACTCTTGTCGCACTATTTATTACTCCATAATCGAAAAGTACCaaactaaacaaaataaaatctatttttaatatattggacaaataaaaatagcGATAAAACTAACTTCTTACCATGCTATAAACTAGTTAGGTCATGCTAATAAATACAAGTAATAACTATTCAGTTCATTCCTATTTATTTGTCAgattttgacttggcacaaaaaaattattagtataataaatttatcatttcatccatattaattgatagcatttcaaacatatttattcattataCTTTTCAAAGGATTAATTCATTGTAATAAATTAAGgatataaaggaaaaaatatatattattcttcctcgatttgtcaaaaataataagtaaaaagcgaaattaaattaaaaaatatttaatagggAGAGAGAGAGTACTTAATtagttgttatatatatatacgtacTTCCTTTTGTATATCTCTAGTACATTGCATTCAAAACAGAATATATGATTTCTAACGTAAAAGTAAATGATTTTACCAttgtttaattttgaaataaatgaaaatgtaGAAGATAAATTAATGTTATTTGGTGTTTTATTGCTGTGATGGAACTTATACGTTAGTGAAAGGAAGAGtatttgaaaaaacaaaaatgtactTTGGAAAGTTCTATGCAGGGCAGATATTAATATTGTGGTGTTCCCTATACAACAATTTGCGGAGTAAACAAGAATTTTGGCATCCATGTGAAACACCTCCCTTTCTCCTTGTCGGAGAAAGATGAAGATGGACACTCTCACTCTGTCCgtatttacttgtttattttttacttaaatatattttaaatttatttgtcatacgatatgaaattatgagataaTATTATAGAAATTATgagataatattataattttaaattatgagacgaaattaaagttttgtttggatATGTGATATAAAAAATTTGTGTCTTATACTTTCTCATAATATAAGAatttcataagttgtaaaactattaaaatagcctcaattgtttatttaatcttaccaaacaaagaaaattattaaatcacattataaattattacaaagctattagataattgtttcatctaactttaattgatcaaattttaattcaataaaaaaaattgaacataaattgtagtgtattagtctttaatataatccccTCACATAGTACGGATAATCTCCTAATTTTAtcctttttcatattaaatttccttaaacattttcatatgtagccaaaagaaagtttttttattattattatgaaaaaccaaaaaagtattattccatccgttcttatttatattcaccaaattgaTTCTTACTTgatcatttatattcacaaaatttaaaataataataaattttatgttggtgagaataataaattttttaaaaagtaataacatgataataaattttatttacatattaaataaatgggtagtagatataaatggaggttgttttaacaaaatataaacttgtggaccaatttttgtatttaaaatctcaaatcatgatatggaatttccaaatcatgatttttggagaatatgagaTTCGATCTCATAATATGAAACCATGACATGAAATCAACGTGAAATCGCATATCCAAATGCtaattccatctcatgatttcgTATTGTGATATGGTATCCCATGGTCAAATCCTACTGAAAATAATAGTAAATTTAACATTTTAtcctattaattgatagaattcaaaatcaatttactaATCGAGAggttttacatttttcaaaaacattaactctctaaataaattgaggatataataaatataaaatattgtcttttcttaattattcaaaaatgacaagtaaaaagtcaaaattaaacaTTTAAAAGGAACGGAGAGAGTACTAAATTTTATGTGTTCAAGAAAGTCAAAATCAAGCTCAACGGCTTAATCGTTTTAATTTGCTAAAGTGTGGGTGGATTTTGATAAGTTTCTTTATTAGATcacttcattttaatttataaaaagttaagatatataattttaattgacTCATCagatattttgtttaaaatattttgaaaagatcttttttaaatttgatatgttatatgcaattaaattaaagttgtcAAAAAGGATCAGTCCAGGCCTATCTGGTTCAAGTTTTGCGAGTCAAAAAATTTGATGGGCTAGGGTGGACCGACCCTCCTTTTGGAAGGACCTGAAAATGCACAACCCAACCTAGAAGGACTGCGGACTGGGGCAGGctagccttttttttttcaaatgtaaaattctataacattaagaaaataagaagattttcaaatcaaagaTGGCAAACAATGATGTTGTTTtaataaaattagcaaaaaatCTAGTGTGTTTAGCATATACCTAGGATACTAAACACGCAAGATACATATATCTGGTGTGATGAATCCTAGATACGCAAGCTAGATAagagagtgacgagcgagatgTGAGGGAAGCGAGGACGCGGATAAAGTGTATGTAGAACaagtttcaaataattttatgtcCATGTATCTGgtgcaccaaaatttgataagatTTGTATTACAACATAACGTGCATCTAAATAATTAGCTTATACACTAGTAAGCTTTCTATAAGTTACCCTTACATAAATAGGTTTGACTCATGGACTGACTTTAGCCCGGCCCTGATCAAACCTTAAGAGCTAAGGGCTTATATGGATCGGACTTATAAGTCTTAGTTTTAAATGAgcttaaaaaatcatatttcaatTCTACCCCAATAATAGGTTGGATTAGACCGATTGCATGGACTAAGCCTATTTTGACAGctctatttataataaaaaataataattttattacacactaaaattaaaaaataaaaaaaatataacttagtaAAAATTGAACGTTCATTTCTGCAGCCAACAAAAGGAGGAGAAATTTAGTTAACTACTTAAATTAGGTCCACTGACTGAAGATTTTTTCTGCCACGTTAGTCCTAATAGGTGATTTCAGTCACCAACATTCTTGCTAGTCTACCttccttattcttcttttttttctcaatcaaatttaatgattttataagcgaaatattaataattgaattgttttttCATTATAGCCTAaaataaagtgatttttctaagtatattgtttagttaaatattttttaataataaaataaaattgagtgaCTGAACTATTCTACATTGAATAACCATTGATATATTAGCGTACACATACTATTGACTTTGTTATTTTgcataacaaaataaataaaataattttaataagttGTCACTACTATATCTGATTTACGttacataaagaaaaaaaatattccagcagaaaaatgtttttttcccGTTCCAGAATTAAATGTTTACTGCTATTTCTGATTTTACGttattttcattcttatttCTTAAAAGATCCAGCATCAAAATGTTTTTATTCCTTTccaaatctttctttttttgtactttttttgttttcgCTCGGTGTTCGAAGTCCTCATTGGAGCTTCGACTAAATTTGAATCGCGCACTGCAGGCCCCATTCGGGGGGTGGCACtcccaacaaaattttctccTAATCTAGGACTCAAActcgagacctctggttaagagTGCCAGTGaaaattcaaatgttttatgtttatgttttatgtGTATTTATACCATCAGGACATGTATTAGATAATTATTGTGATATAGTCtctatatatatcttttaataaaCCATCTTACTATTGTCGATTAATTAAGATTCTTtgataataaaaaaggaaaaaaattataagcaGTGAAATTAATGTCTTTTATGTGAAAAATAACGACCTAGCAATATATACACTGCATGTGTCCACGTAGCATATACACTGTATGTGTCCACGTAGATTCATGATTAATCTCTAGATAGATATGTCTAATCTTCGTATAATACTGAACAGGGACGGAGATACACTATGTCCAGGATGTCCAATTGGA
This genomic stretch from Solanum stenotomum isolate F172 chromosome 10, ASM1918654v1, whole genome shotgun sequence harbors:
- the LOC125842512 gene encoding uncharacterized protein LOC125842512, with product MESSLPVEELTSGASGRIIPLFKNLRRSVFSYQTYRRLIIFIESIFLWVILLSRWRFSTSPSSPPPSPSAATTTVLGKRRKFALRRDEEDTQRRRALAEALDMVAENDGVSCRWNTSLFFGARRNALFCRSWFPVTDELRGIIIIIHGLNEHSGRYAHFARQLNSCNFGVYAMDWIGHGGSDGLHGYVPSLDHVVADTGAFLEKVKFENPGIPCFLFGHSTGGAVVLKAASYPHIENMLEGIILTSPALRVKPANPIVSAVAPIFSLVAPRYQFKGSHKRGIPVSRDPAALVAKYSDPLVYTGPLRVRTGHEILRISSYLMRNFKSVTVPFLVLHGSADRVTDPLASQDLYNEAASEFKDIKLYDGFLHDLLFEPEREEIAQDIIDWMHKKLDSGNLENVYSQC